One genomic region from Bradyrhizobium icense encodes:
- a CDS encoding glycerophosphodiester phosphodiesterase family protein produces the protein MNKKLKYAAAAITVFGAAIYLNNTNHLAAHQQSKPVLLAHRGIAQRFDERELKNDTCTAARMLPSTHQYLENTIESMRASFAAGADVIELDVHPTTDGEFAVFHDWTVDCRTDGRGVTREHSMAYLKKLDIGHGYTADGGKTFPFRGKGIGLMPTLAEVLAAFPQQRLLINVKSRDASEGEKLAAVLDKLPAERRAQIMVYGGDEPVEIVRQRLPDVRTISRATIKSCLLGYIGYGWSGVVPKACHHAMVMLPINVAPWLWGWPDRFLSRMKAANSEVFALGPYQGGEFSSGIDTPEQFAQLPQNYSGGIWTNEIEAIAPLVGK, from the coding sequence TTGAACAAGAAACTGAAATATGCGGCGGCGGCGATCACCGTGTTTGGCGCAGCCATTTACCTCAACAACACCAATCATCTCGCCGCCCATCAGCAGAGCAAGCCCGTCCTGCTCGCGCATCGCGGCATTGCCCAGCGCTTTGACGAACGCGAGCTGAAGAACGACACCTGCACGGCAGCGCGAATGCTGCCGTCAACGCATCAATATCTGGAGAACACGATCGAATCGATGCGAGCCAGTTTTGCGGCTGGCGCCGATGTCATCGAGCTCGACGTTCACCCGACGACCGACGGCGAATTCGCGGTGTTTCACGACTGGACGGTGGATTGCCGCACCGACGGGCGCGGCGTCACGCGCGAACACTCCATGGCCTATTTGAAGAAGCTCGATATCGGCCATGGCTATACAGCCGATGGTGGCAAGACCTTTCCGTTTCGCGGCAAGGGCATCGGCCTGATGCCGACACTCGCCGAGGTGCTGGCCGCCTTTCCGCAGCAGCGGCTGCTGATCAACGTCAAGAGTCGCGACGCGTCCGAGGGCGAGAAGCTGGCGGCCGTGCTGGACAAGCTTCCCGCCGAACGCCGGGCGCAGATCATGGTCTATGGCGGCGATGAGCCGGTCGAGATCGTGCGCCAGCGCCTTCCGGATGTCCGGACGATCTCACGCGCCACGATCAAGAGCTGCCTGCTCGGCTACATCGGCTACGGTTGGAGCGGCGTGGTGCCGAAGGCCTGCCACCACGCGATGGTGATGCTGCCGATCAACGTCGCCCCATGGCTGTGGGGCTGGCCGGACCGCTTCCTCAGCCGCATGAAGGCGGCCAACAGCGAAGTCTTCGCGCTCGGCCCCTATCAAGGCGGCGAATTCTCGAGCGGAATAGATACGCCTGAACAATTTGCGCAGTTGCCGCAAAACTATTCCGGCGGCATCTGGACCAATGAGATCGAGGCCATCGCGCCGCTGGTAGGCAAATAG